The following proteins come from a genomic window of Salvia hispanica cultivar TCC Black 2014 chromosome 4, UniMelb_Shisp_WGS_1.0, whole genome shotgun sequence:
- the LOC125218028 gene encoding LOW QUALITY PROTEIN: auxin response factor 5-like (The sequence of the model RefSeq protein was modified relative to this genomic sequence to represent the inferred CDS: deleted 1 base in 1 codon) translates to MASVEEKQKPGGLVNGGSNVIDSMKLLKEMQDTGVKKPINSELWHACAGPLVTLPQVGSLVYYFPQGHSEQVAVSTNRSPTTQIPNYPNLPTQLLCQVHNVTLHADKETDEIYAQMSLQCVNSEKDVIPIPDFGLKPSKHPTEFFCKTLTASDTSTHGGFSVPRRAAEKLFPQLDYSMQPPTQELVVRDLHDNTWTFRHIYRGQPKRHLLTTGWSMFVGAKRLRAGDAVLFIRDEKSQLLLGVRRANRQQTTLPSSVLSADSMHIGILAAAAHAAANRSPFTIFYNPRACPSEFVIPLAKYRKAVFGTQLSIGMRFGIMFETEESTKRRYMGTIIGISDIDPLRWPNSKWRSLQVEWDEPGCGDKQNRVSPWEVETPESLFIFPSLTANMKRPFHSAFIGAPPPEWDSLMNGSVPFQTSPCGTQSRLEAHSLQTPTVDPSHAESTIANASVDFSPYPMMCPSPPPGLFRNTGSLSVFKKPDQSPMSSEVAYSMMLPSVGQELWDGQFSNPKCAALPVLLPHHDISNFQYGSNVLKDLSDDKHNQSDIYSCLNLDGSNSGSTVIDPSSVSSTILDDFSALKNMDFSNPSDYMVGGFCSTQDVQSQITSASLADSRTFSVQEYADNSGGASSSNVDFDDILQQSSFQQVTPRFRTYTKIQKAGSVGRSIDVSSFKTYNQLRSEIERMFGLEGLLNDPGSGWKLVYVDFESDVLLVGDDPWEEFVGCVRCIRILSPAEVKQMGEEGMQLLNSAAGRGIQLEY, encoded by the exons aTGGCTTCTGTTGAAGAGAAGCAGAAGCCAGGAGGTTTGGTGAATGGGGGAAGCAATGTAATTGATAGCATGAAATTGTTGAAAGAAATGCAAGACACTG GAGTAAAGAAGCCAATAAACTCAGAGCTGTGGCATGCCTGTGCCGGTCCACTGGTCACCTTGCCTCAGGTGGGGAGCCTTGTATACTATTTCCCTCAAGGCCATAGCGAGCAG GTTGCCGTTTCCACGAATAGGTCACCAACGACACAAATACCCAACTATCCGAATCTCCCTACACAGTTGTTGTGCCAAGTTCACAATGTTACACTGCAT GCTGACAAAGAAACCGATGAGATCTACGCCCAGATGAGCCTGCAATGCGTAAATTCT GAAAAGGATGTTATACCTATACCCGATTTTGGACTGAAGCCTAGTAAACATCCAACTGAGTTCTTTTGTAAAACATTGACGGCCAGCGATACAAGCACACATGGCGGCTTTTCAGTTCCTCGGAGGGCTGCTGAAAAGCTCTTCCCGCAACTA GATTACTCGATGCAACCTCCAACTCAAGAACTAGTAGTCCGGGATTTGCATGATAACACGTGGACTTTTCGTCACATATACCGGG GGCAGCCAAAACGGCACCTTTTGACAACTGGCTGGAGTATGTTTGTTGGAGCAAAGAGGCTTCGAGCAGGTGATGCGGTTCTGTTTATCAG AGATGAGAAATCACAGCTGTTACTGGGTGTGAGGCGCGCCAACCGTCAGCAAACGACTCTGCCATCTTCCGTTCTGTCTGCTGACAGCATGCACATAGGAATccttgctgctgctgctcatGCTGCTGCTAATAGAAGCCCGTTTACAATCTTCTACAATCCGAG GGCATGCCCCTCGGAGTTTGTCATTCCGTTGGctaaatatagaaaagcaGTTTTTGGGACGCAGCTGTCTATTGGTATGAGGTTCGGCATTATGTTTGAAACCGAAGAATCCACTAAACGGAG ATACATGGGCACGATCATAGGAATAAGCGACATAGATCCATTAAGATGGCCCAACTCGAAGTGGCGTAGTCTTCAGGTGGAGTGGGACGAGCCTGGATGCGGTGATAAGCAGAATCGAGTTAGCCCTTGGGAGGTCGAGACTCCCGAGAGCCTCTTCATATTTCCATCTCTAACCGCAAACATGAAACGCCCTTTCCACTCGGCTTTCATAG GAGCACCACCACCCGAATGGGATTCTTTAATGAATG GCTCCGTGCCTTTCCAAACGAGTCCGTGTGGAACACAATCACGCCTGGAGGCACACAGTCTTCAAACTCCAACGGTCGATCCATCCCACGCTGAATCTACTATTGCCAACGCCTCGGTCGATTTTAGCCCATACCCGATGATGTGTCCGTCTCCTCCCCCCGGATTGTTTAGAAATACGGGATCCTTGTCCGTGTTCAAGAAACCCGACCAGTCTCCAATGTCGTCTGAAGTGGCTTACTCGATGATGCTGCCTTCAGTCGGACAAGAGCTATGGGACGGCCAATTTAGCAACCCCAAGTGCGCTGCTCTTCCCGTGCTGCTGCCTCATCACGACATTTCGAACTTCCAGTACGGTTCGAATGTTTTGAAAGACTTGTCAGATGATAAGCACAACCAAAGTGACATATACAGCTGTCTCAATCTTGACGGGAGTAACAGCGGGAGCACGGTGATCGACCCTTCTTCCGTCTCTAGCACCATCTTGGACGACTTCTCCGCCCTCAAGAACATGGATTTCTCGAACCCCTCGGATTACATGGTGGGGGGCTTCTGCTCGACCCAAGACGTCCAATCGCAGATCACGTCGGCCAGCTTAGCAGACTCGCGGACGTTCTCCGTACAGGAATACGCTGACAACTCGGGCGGGGCATCATCCAGCAACGTCGACTTCGATGACATCCTGCAGCAGAGCTCCTTCCAGCAAGTCACTCCTAGGTTCCGGACCTACACAAAG ATTCAGAAGGCGGGATCGGTGGGGAGGTCGATTGACGTGTCGAGCTTCAAAACGTACAACCAGCTGCGGTCGGAGATTGAACGCATGTTCGGGCTGGAGGGCCTGCTGAACGACCCTGGCTCGGGATGGAAGCTCGTGTACGTGGACTTTGAGAGCGACGTGCTTCTCGTTGGGGACGATCCGTGGGA GGAGTTTGTTGGGTGTGTTCGATGCATAAGGATTCTGTCGCCGGCGGAGGTGAAGCAGATGGGGGAGGAGGGGATGCAGCTGCTCAACTCCGCGGCGGGGAGGGGGATTCAACTTGAATATTAG
- the LOC125218026 gene encoding protein BASIC PENTACYSTEINE6, which yields MDDSGHHENGRHKAPQQGQWLMQHQPSMKQIMAIMTERDAAIQEKNLAISEKKAAIAERDMAIMQRDAAIAERNNAIMERDSAIATLQYRENAINNNGNISPCPPGCQIPRGVKHMHHPQHQHVHHQPHMVEAPYTSREIQIPDAVPVSPEPAKPSRTKRAKEAKQAAPARKAPRPTKKIKQEEDDLTKFEWKDQDLGLNQVAFDESTMPVPVCSCTGVLRPCYKWGNGGWQSPCCTTNLSMYPLPAVPNKRHARVGGRKMSGSAFNKLLGRLAAEGIDLSNPVDLKEHWAKHGTNRYITIK from the exons ATGGATGATAGTGGGCACCACGAAAATGGAAGGCATAAAGCACCTCAGCAGGGTCAG TGGTTGATGCAGCATCAGCCATCAATGAAGCAGATAATGGCCATTATGACTGAAAGAGATGCTGCAATCCAAGAAAAAAATCTTGCGATTTCTGAAAAAAAGGCGGCCATAGCAGAGAGGGACATGGCTATTATGCAGCGGGATGCAGCGATAGCTGAACGAAATAATGCCATAATGGAACGAGACAGCGCTATTGCTACTCTTCAGTATCGAGAAAATGCCATCAATAACAACGGTAACATATCCCCTTGTCCACCCGGATGTCAAATTCCCCGCGGAGTGAAACATATGCATCATCCTCAGCATCAGCACGTTCATCACCAACCTCACATGGTTGAAGCCCCGTACACGAGCAGGGAAATTCAGATACCCGATGCGGTTCCAGTTTCGCCAGAGCCTGCAAAGCCCAGTCGTACAAAACGTGCTAAGGAGGCGAAACAAGCTGCACCTGCAAGGAAGGCTCCAAGGCCaacgaaaaaaattaaacaggAAGAGGATGATCTCACTAAATTTGAGTGGAAGGATCAAGATCTTGGTTTGAACCAGGTTGCCTTTGATGAGTCGACCATGCCCGTGCCAGTCTGTTCATGCACTGGGGTCCTAAGGCCGTGCTACAAATGGGGCAACGGTGGCTGGCAGTCACCGTGCTGCACAACCAATTTGTCGATGTATCCACTCCCAGCTGTGCCTAACAAGCGACACGCCCGTGTTGGTGGCAGGAAGATGAGTGGAAGTGCGTTCAACAAGCTACTTGGTCGACTTGCTGCTGAGGGGATTGATCTTTCCAACCCGGTTGATCTCAAAGAACACTGGGCAAAGCACGGGACAAACCGCTACATTACCATCAAGTAA
- the LOC125218024 gene encoding aldehyde oxidase GLOX-like, with product MPPPLIILVLVLVLVLPNHAANGEWELLHPNIGVSAMHMQLLISDRVLIFDRTDFGPSNISLPSGRCRRDPNDTALPLDCTAHSVEYSPASNSVRPLMLLTDTWCSSAALLPNGTLLQTGGYNDGDRAARLFSPCSGAAASCDWQEINPALALRRWYATNHILPDGGGVIIVGGRRQFSYEFYPRRSAPRSLPFLIQTNDPRVENNLYPFVFLNVDGNLFIFANNRAILLDYVRGVVVKNYPTIPGGDPRSYPSSGSAVLLPLNSSSGAQVLVCGGAPAGAYVSANNGKFVTALDTCGRIRINEQNPEWAMETMPGPRVMGDMVLLPNGDVLIINGAASGTAGWELSRDPVLAPVIYRPENPVGSRFEVQSSSSTPRMYHSTAVLLRDGRVIIGGSNPHTYYNFTRVLFPTDLTLEAFSPSYLNSSYASTRPKIISPASQSKIGYRQPLVVGFTVPSGQIDNASVMVTMVAPPFATHSFSMNQRLLLLGRGNVTVSGNSSQIRVVSPDSGNVAPPGYYLLFVVHRNIPSEGIWVQIR from the coding sequence ATGCCTCCACCACTAATtatcctcgtcctcgtcctcgtcctcgtcctccCTAACCACGCAGCCAACGGTGAGTGGGAGCTTCTCCACCCGAACATCGGTGTCTCCGCCATGCACATGCAGCTCCTCATCTCCGACCGCGTCCTCATCTTCGACCGCACCGACTTCGGCCCCTCCAACATCTCCCTCCCATCCGGGCGCTGCCGACGCGACCCCAACGATACCGCCCTCCCCCTCGACTGCACCGCCCACTCGGTCGAGTACTCCCCCGCCTCCAACTCCGTCCGCCCCCTCATGCTCCTCACCGACACCTGGTGCTCCTCCGCCGCCCTCCTCCCCAACGGCACCCTCCTCCAGACCGGCGGCTACAACGATGGAGACCGCGCCGCCCGCCTCTTCAGCCCCTGCTCcggcgccgccgcctcctGCGACTGGCAGGAGATCAACCCCGCCCTCGCGCTGCGCCGCTGGTACGCCACCAACCACATCCTCCCCGACGGCGGCGGGGTGATCATCGTGGGCGGCCGCCGCCAGTTCAGCTACGAGTTCTACCCGAGGCGGAGCGCGCCGCGCAGCCTCCCGTTTCTCATCCAAACCAATGATCCTCGTGTTGAGAATAATCTCTAcccttttgttttcttgaatgTAGATGGAAATCTATTCATCTTCGCGAATAATCGAGCAATTCTGCTAGATTATGTCCGCGGAGTGGTTGTGAAAAATTACCCGACGATCCCGGGTGGGGATCCGAGGAGCTACCCGAGCTCCGGCTCTGCTGTTCTGCTCCCGTTGAACAGCAGCTCCGGAGCTCAGGTCCTCGTTTGCGGGGGTGCGCCCGCAGGAGCTTATGTCAGTGCTAATAATGGGAAATTTGTGACCGCGCTCGACACGTGTGGTAGGATTCGAATAAATGAGCAGAACCCCGAGTGGGCCATGGAGACCATGCCTGGTCCCCGGGTCATGGGGGATATGGTCTTATTACCTAATGGGGATGTCTTGATTATCAACGGGGCCGCTTCGGGCACGGCCGGCTGGGAATTGTCCAGGGACCCGGTTCTCGCGCCGGTTATCTACCGACCCGAAAACCCTGTTGGGTCGAGATTCGAGGTCCAGAGTTCCAGTTCCACTCCTCGAATGTACCACTCGACCGCAGTATTACTACGCGACGGTCGAGTCATCATTGGTGGGAGCAATCCTCACACGTATTATAATTTCACTCGAGTTTTATTCCCAACTGACTTAACTTTAGAAGCATTTTCTCCCTCCTACTTGAATTCGTCGTATGCTAGCACGCGCCCAAAGATTATTTCTCCTGCCTCGCAGTCTAAAATTGGCTATAGACAACCACTTGTAGTAGGCTTCACGGTCCCTTCGGGTCAAATTGACAATGCTTCAGTTATGGTTACGATGGTGGCACCCCCGTTTGCAACTCACTCGTTTTCGATGAATCAAAGGTTGTTGCTACTAGGTCGAGGGAACGTAACAGTAAGCGGTAATTCAAGTCAAATCCGGGTCGTCTCGCCGGATTCGGGCAATGTTGCCCCACCCGGATACTATCTTTTATTTGTGGTTCATCGGAATATACCTAGTGAAGGTATATGGGTCCAAATAAGATGA
- the LOC125223464 gene encoding uncharacterized protein LOC125223464 — MAGLEVCEANLVVYLHPSKENCASDAILSELSTLLFTYNETFGGVVLAYDPSIRSNLAKLVPGTFPCFGVQLKAKLLLFNPKPDMVLEGEVVKLTPNSIHAVVLGFSSTVIADDDIRDEFKYKIKGGEEVYVSRTHRKHKIKVGTIVRFSMKSFDEEILHISGSLLAPHTGGVRWLDKNLEEWSRADSTATKRNTDDRKLENDTLTTYVETSVKSDEQIEKPKKKRRQHT; from the exons ATGGCGGGACTGGAAGTGTGCGAGGCGAATTTGGTAGTTTACCTTCACCCCTCCAAGGAAAACTGCGCTAGCGACGCCATTCTCAGTGAGCTTAGCACTCTGCTATTCAC GTATAATGAGACTTTTGGTGGAGTGGTATTGGCATATGATCCGAGTATTCGTTCTAATTTGGCAAAACTTGTGCCCGGAACTTTTCCATGTTTTGGCGTGCAATTAAAGGCTAAGCTGTTGCTTTTCAATCCGAAGCCGGACATGGTTTTAG AGGGGGAGGTGGTTAAACTCACTCCTAATTCGATTCATGCTGTGGTTCTTGGTTTCTCTTCTACTGTAATAGCAGATGACGATATTCGTGATGAATTCAAGTATAAAATT AAAGGCGGAGAAGAAGTGTATGTTAGTCGAACACACAGGAAACATAAGATAAAAGTTGGGACCATTGTACGTTTTTCCATGAAGAG CTTTGATGAAGAGATACTTCACATATCAGGGTCTTTGCTTGCTCCCCATACAGGAGGTGTTCGATGGTTGGATAAAAACTTAGAAGAATGGTCTCGAGCTGACAG TACTGCTACAAAGAGGAACACCGATGATAGGAAATTAGAGAATGATACATTGACGACCTATGTGGAAACATCTGTGAAATCTGATGAGCAGATTGAGAaaccaaagaaaaaaagaagacaaCATACTTGA
- the LOC125218025 gene encoding uncharacterized protein LOC125218025 — protein MGQSSSTEHGASPELREVQSLVASTGALPSLQKSFPLLSDPQTRSIPFPSLQKCFDLTSANVEFDQDVVLKELPLLFTHLGSAIVELFFVADENGVSEVEFLRGYTNICGRAVSSTLLNNLFRVFSVACSKAGLQIDLQFELFNDDYKISGALSPRDVCMLLCICWIFSCDSRMLRLNAGKGEGKFSVPDISHLVFSAIEVCSEGDAGLDFWDSRVSEIDMQLPAAKIHLWALKNVPHLADCFQQFVHARLCYLKLPEEKSEPSCASAHESSSLAISKHRLLTPGRAWAISLSLRGAMYEEMSKTCFPNDDDETIDNLLYQSSVDGKGLNRFWSRVEGYNGPTVMLISAREQKTNARPWIIGALTNGGFENKDIYYGNSGSLYALSPVFHAFLSSGREKNFVYSHSQGRSYEAKPKPVGLAFGGSLGNERIFLDDDFARVTVRHHAVDKTYQHGNLFPNQGFLPTEASVFQVEVWGLGGRSAREVQASHQKREEIFTDQRRKIDLKTFTNWEDSPEKMMMDMMSNPNAARREER, from the exons ATGGGGCAATCATCGTCGACGGAGCACGGAGCATCGCCGGAGCTGCGCGAAGTACAATCACTAGTTGCTTCAACTGGAGCCCTACCATCTCTCCAGAAATCATTTCCTCTTCTCTCCGATCCACAAACTCGATCGATTCCTTTTCCATCTCTGCAG AAATGTTTCGATTTGACTAGCGCGAATGTGGAATTCGATCAAGATGTGGTGCTTAAGGAATTGCCCCTGTTGTTTACTCATCTAGGTTCTGCAATAGTTGAACTGTTTTTCGTGGCTGATGAAAATGGAGTGAGTGAAGTTGAGTTCTTGAGAGGCTACACCAATATCTGCGGAAGGGCGGTGTCTTCCACATTGTTGAATAATTTGTTTCGGGTATTTTCTGTGGCGTGTTCCAAGGCCGGGCTTCAAATTGATCTGCAGTTTGAGCTGTTTAATgatgattacaaaattagtgGGGCTTTATCGCCCCGTGATGTTTGTATGCTTTTGTGCATCTGTTGGATTTTCTCTTGTGATTCTAGGATGCTTAGATTGAATGCAGGGAAGGGAGAAGGGAAATTTAGTGTTCCGGATATATCTCATTTGGTATTCTCGGCTATTGAGGTGTGTAGTGAAGGAGATGCCGGGTTGGATTTTTGGGACTCCCGTGTGTCGGAGATAGATATGCAACTTCCTGCTGCGAAAATTCATCTTTGGGCTTTGAAGAATGTACCTCACCTTGCAGATTGCTTTCAACAATTCGTTCATGCAAGACTCTGTTACCTCAAGCTCCCAGAG GAGAAATCAGAGCCATCATGTGCTTCTGCTCATGAGAGCTCATCTTTAGCAATTTCTAAACACCGCCTTTTGACTCCTGGAAGGGCCTGGGCTATCTCACTCTCATTGAGAGGTGCTATGTATGAAGAGATGTCAAAAACTTGTTTTCCCAACGATGATGATGAAACGATCGACAACCTACTTTACCA GTCTTCTGTTGATGGCAAAGGTCTTAATCGCTTTTGGTCAAGGGTTGAAGGCTACAATGGTCCAACTGTAATGCTCATCTCTGCGCGTGAGCAAAAGACAAATGCAAGGCCATGGATCATTGGTGCACTCACAAATGGGGGATTTGAAAATAAGGATATATATTATGGAAATTCTGGCAGTCTGTATGCATTAAGCCCAGTCTTCCATGCATTCTTATCCTCTG GAAGGGAGAAAAACTTTGTCTATAGTCATTCGCAAGGTAGGTCTTATGAGGCTAAACCTAAACCAGTAGGACTTGCATTTGGTGGATCTTTAGGAAACGaaagaatatttttggatgatGATTTTGCAAGAGTTACCGTACGCCACCATGCCGTTGACAAAACATACCAACATGGCAACCTCTTCCCCAATCAG GGATTCCTCCCAACTGAAGCCTCAGTTTTCCAAGTAGAGGTATGGGGGTTAGGCGGGAGATCTGCGCGAGAGGTCCAGGCTTCTCATCAGAAGCGAGAAGAGATTTTTACAGATCAAAGGCGAAAG ATCGACTTGAAAACATTTACCAACTGGGAAGATTCGccggagaagatgatgatggaTATGATGTCCAATCCAAACGCTGCTAGGCGCGAAGAACGATGA